In a genomic window of Bradyrhizobium ontarionense:
- a CDS encoding NADH:ubiquinone oxidoreductase subunit NDUFA12, producing MKQFFLKLFTWWNGQTFGTQLWTWRFGELVGQDAQGNRYYRTAGGKIDPVLHFERRWVIYNGLAEASRIPPDWHGWMHHTVDVPPTQDGYKPREWEKPHQPNLTGTPLAYRPAGSTLASGRRPKATGDYQPWTPGS from the coding sequence ATGAAACAGTTTTTTCTCAAGCTCTTCACGTGGTGGAACGGCCAGACCTTCGGCACGCAGCTGTGGACCTGGCGTTTCGGCGAGCTGGTGGGACAGGACGCGCAGGGCAACCGCTATTATCGGACTGCCGGCGGCAAGATTGATCCGGTGCTGCATTTCGAGCGTCGTTGGGTGATCTATAACGGTCTGGCTGAAGCCAGCCGCATTCCGCCCGACTGGCATGGCTGGATGCATCACACGGTCGACGTGCCGCCGACGCAGGACGGCTACAAGCCGCGCGAGTGGGAAAAGCCGCATCAGCCCAACCTGACCGGCACGCCGCTCGCCTATCGTCCGGCCGGCTCGACCCTGGCCAGCGGCCGCCGTCCGAAGGCAACCGGCGATTATCAGCCCTGGACGCCGGGCAGCTGA